From the genome of Candidatus Methylopumilus rimovensis, one region includes:
- a CDS encoding 5-(carboxyamino)imidazole ribonucleotide synthase — protein sequence MLGILGGGQLGRFFVIAAHEMGYKVTVLDPDPNSPAGAIADIHLCKAFDDFSALEEMRNTCQAVTTEFENVSADSMDFISKKIHVSPSAESVRIAQYRVLEKTFLKESGLPVGPFEIIREDKDIPSETSSIYPAILKVARFGYDGKGQARVASQKEAIAAFHQFSKQECVLEKMLPLDMEVSLVLARDQKGYIKTFNVSENIHTNGILDVSIVPARSAKAINDLVDQLAKRVAEALNYVGVLGVEFFISEGKVFVNEIAPRPHNSGHYTIDANVTNQFEQQVRVLAGLPLGSSRFHSSAVMVNLLGDVWTNSKTKEPEWDKVFREPGLKMHLYGKHEARSGRKMGHFTVLDEKLDIAFQKAMEVRKLLGIA from the coding sequence ATGCTTGGTATTCTTGGGGGAGGCCAACTGGGCCGCTTTTTTGTCATTGCAGCTCACGAGATGGGCTATAAAGTGACTGTTTTAGATCCTGATCCAAATAGTCCCGCAGGAGCCATCGCAGATATTCATTTATGCAAAGCTTTTGATGATTTCTCGGCATTGGAAGAGATGAGAAATACATGCCAGGCCGTGACTACGGAATTTGAAAATGTATCTGCTGATAGTATGGATTTTATATCCAAAAAAATACATGTAAGTCCGTCTGCAGAATCAGTAAGAATTGCTCAATACCGTGTTCTAGAAAAAACTTTCTTAAAAGAGTCAGGTCTTCCTGTAGGTCCTTTTGAAATTATTCGAGAAGATAAAGACATTCCTTCGGAAACCTCTTCTATTTACCCTGCGATTCTAAAAGTCGCGCGTTTTGGTTATGACGGCAAAGGTCAGGCAAGAGTCGCTTCACAAAAAGAAGCTATAGCCGCATTTCATCAATTCTCAAAACAAGAATGTGTATTAGAAAAAATGCTTCCTTTAGATATGGAAGTTTCTTTGGTTTTGGCGCGAGATCAAAAAGGCTATATCAAAACATTTAATGTTTCAGAAAACATTCATACGAATGGCATTCTCGATGTGTCTATTGTGCCAGCTCGTTCAGCAAAAGCGATTAATGATTTGGTAGATCAACTCGCAAAACGCGTAGCCGAAGCGCTTAATTATGTTGGTGTTTTAGGTGTTGAGTTTTTTATTAGTGAAGGCAAAGTTTTTGTAAATGAAATTGCTCCTAGACCCCATAATTCTGGACATTACACCATTGATGCCAATGTGACGAATCAGTTCGAACAGCAGGTAAGGGTATTAGCAGGTCTCCCGCTCGGAAGCTCACGATTTCATTCATCTGCAGTGATGGTGAATCTTTTGGGTGATGTTTGGACAAATAGCAAAACAAAAGAACCTGAATGGGATAAAGTCTTTAGAGAGCCTGGTTTAAAAATGCATCTTTATGGCAAACACGAAGCAAGGTCAGGTCGCAAAATGGGCCACTTTACAGTGCTAGATGAGAAACTAGATATAGCCTTTCAAAAGGCTATGGAAGTAAGAAAACTTTTAGGAATTGCTTAG
- the ileS gene encoding isoleucine--tRNA ligase, with protein sequence MTEENKYQLNLPDTPFPMRGDLAKREPVWVKRWQEFKLYQKIRKKRNGAKKFILHDGPPYANGDIHIGHAVNKILKDIIVKSKTLSGFDAPYIPGWDCHGLPIELVVEKLHGKNIDPKKFRELCREYAASQVEKQKNDFIRLGVLGDWDRPYLTMNFETEADIMRALGHIYQNGYLYQGSKPVHWCVDCGSALAEAEVEYEDKTSPTIDVGFKVTDSETLKNIFNIKEIKDTFAVIWTTTPWTLPANQAVCVHPDLNYGLYSTEKCNLILAEDLAEKNIAHYGFESFKKLASCKGQSLEHLKLNHPFYKKDVPVICGDHVTLDAGTGLVHTAPAHGLEDYAVGMRYKLPVDNPVNEEGKFYSFVEQFAGESIWEANKKIIETLSANQCLFASKKLSHSYPHCWRHKTPVIFRATRQWFIGMNQENNKKTLRDKANDAVSHTTFYPEWGKARLEAMIKNRPDWCVSRQRNWGVPMPFFVHKETYELHPRTNELTELVAKEVEKSGIEAWFNLDAKTLLGENADQYKKISDTLDVWFDSGTTHASVLKKREDLAYPADLYLEGSDQHRGWFQSSLLTGCAIDGRAPYESLLTHGFVVDGSGHKMSKSKGNVIAPQKVMDQYGADILRFWVASTDYSGELTISDEILKRVAEGYRRIRNTLRFLLANLGDFDAKKDLLPVKQWLSIDRYALHLTHQLQDHIKQDYASYEFHLGMQKFVSFCSEDLGGFYLDILKDRLYTSNENSKGRRAAQSAIFHISHALMRLMAPVLSFTADEIWQILMPQSDELVFMDTWYDIPAHELNTRELLAWEHIIHVRAIANKKIEELREKGLVGSSLQAEIDIYASGDIYQSLSLLHEDLKFAMITSHAKLHERQGDLHIDVRASIHKKCDRCWHYQEEVGSHHEHPTICNRCISNLFEKGEVRSHA encoded by the coding sequence ATGACCGAAGAAAATAAATACCAATTAAATTTACCAGACACGCCATTTCCTATGCGAGGTGATCTTGCTAAACGAGAACCTGTTTGGGTTAAGCGTTGGCAGGAATTTAAGCTTTATCAAAAAATAAGAAAAAAAAGAAATGGCGCTAAGAAATTCATTCTGCATGACGGCCCCCCTTATGCGAATGGTGATATTCATATCGGCCATGCTGTAAATAAAATCTTAAAAGATATTATTGTTAAATCGAAAACATTATCTGGATTTGATGCGCCTTATATTCCGGGATGGGATTGCCACGGCCTTCCAATTGAACTTGTTGTTGAAAAACTTCATGGTAAAAATATTGACCCTAAAAAATTTAGAGAGTTATGTCGAGAATATGCAGCATCACAGGTTGAAAAACAAAAAAATGATTTCATACGTTTAGGTGTATTGGGAGATTGGGATAGACCATATCTCACCATGAATTTTGAAACCGAAGCTGATATTATGAGAGCGCTCGGGCACATTTACCAAAATGGCTACCTCTACCAAGGAAGTAAGCCAGTGCATTGGTGTGTTGATTGTGGTTCGGCATTAGCTGAGGCAGAAGTTGAATATGAAGATAAAACTTCTCCAACAATTGATGTCGGCTTTAAAGTTACAGATAGCGAAACTTTAAAAAATATATTTAATATTAAAGAAATAAAAGACACGTTTGCAGTCATATGGACAACCACACCTTGGACACTTCCGGCGAATCAGGCGGTATGCGTTCATCCAGATTTGAATTATGGTTTGTATAGTACTGAAAAATGCAATCTCATACTTGCTGAAGATTTAGCTGAAAAAAATATTGCACATTATGGTTTTGAGTCTTTTAAGAAATTAGCTTCTTGTAAAGGCCAGTCTTTAGAACACCTTAAGCTTAATCATCCATTTTATAAAAAGGATGTACCTGTCATATGTGGCGATCATGTCACTCTAGATGCTGGAACCGGCCTCGTGCATACAGCTCCCGCGCACGGCTTAGAAGATTATGCGGTAGGTATGCGATATAAATTGCCTGTAGATAATCCTGTGAATGAAGAAGGTAAGTTTTATTCTTTTGTAGAGCAATTTGCAGGTGAAAGTATCTGGGAAGCCAATAAAAAAATTATCGAAACATTAAGTGCAAATCAATGTTTATTTGCTTCAAAAAAATTATCACATAGTTACCCCCATTGCTGGCGCCATAAAACCCCAGTGATTTTTAGAGCAACACGCCAATGGTTTATCGGCATGAATCAGGAAAATAATAAAAAAACATTGCGTGATAAAGCAAACGATGCCGTCAGCCATACAACATTTTATCCTGAATGGGGTAAAGCTCGCTTGGAGGCTATGATTAAGAACCGCCCTGACTGGTGTGTTTCACGTCAAAGAAACTGGGGCGTTCCTATGCCTTTCTTTGTTCATAAGGAAACTTACGAGTTACATCCGCGAACAAATGAATTAACGGAGCTCGTTGCTAAAGAAGTTGAGAAGTCAGGTATTGAGGCTTGGTTTAACTTAGACGCAAAGACTTTACTTGGCGAAAATGCTGATCAATATAAAAAAATAAGTGACACATTAGATGTTTGGTTTGATTCCGGAACAACACATGCATCTGTATTAAAAAAACGTGAAGACTTAGCTTATCCAGCTGATCTTTATCTGGAAGGCTCAGATCAGCATCGGGGTTGGTTTCAATCGAGCTTACTTACAGGTTGCGCAATTGATGGAAGAGCGCCTTATGAATCTCTATTAACGCACGGCTTCGTCGTTGATGGAAGTGGACATAAGATGAGCAAATCAAAGGGTAATGTTATAGCACCTCAAAAAGTTATGGATCAATATGGTGCTGATATTTTAAGATTCTGGGTAGCTTCCACTGATTACTCTGGCGAACTGACTATTTCAGACGAAATTTTAAAGCGCGTTGCAGAAGGTTATAGACGCATTCGAAATACCTTACGGTTTTTATTGGCCAACCTTGGTGATTTTGATGCCAAAAAAGATTTGCTTCCAGTCAAACAGTGGTTATCAATCGATCGCTATGCATTGCATTTAACGCATCAACTTCAAGATCATATTAAACAAGATTATGCGTCCTACGAATTTCATTTAGGGATGCAAAAATTTGTAAGTTTTTGTTCTGAAGACTTAGGTGGATTCTATCTTGATATTTTAAAAGATCGACTTTATACATCAAATGAAAATTCAAAAGGAAGACGCGCTGCACAAAGTGCAATCTTTCATATTTCGCATGCCCTAATGAGATTGATGGCGCCTGTTTTAAGTTTCACCGCAGATGAAATTTGGCAGATTCTTATGCCACAAAGTGATGAATTAGTATTTATGGATACATGGTATGACATTCCAGCTCATGAGTTGAATACTAGAGAGTTATTAGCATGGGAACATATTATTCATGTGCGTGCGATCGCCAATAAAAAAATTGAAGAATTACGTGAAAAAGGTTTGGTCGGTTCTTCACTTCAAGCTGAGATTGATATTTACGCATCAGGTGACATTTATCAATCCTTGTCATTGCTTCACGAAGATCTTAAGTTTGCCATGATTACATCGCATGCAAAGCTTCATGAAAGACAGGGTGATTTACATATCGATGTTCGCGCAAGTATTCATAAGAAATGTGATCGATGTTGGCATTATCAAGAAGAAGTTGGATCACATCATGAACATCCAACTATTTGTAATCGATGCATTAGTAATCTTTTTGAAAAAGGCGAAGTAAGATCTCATGCTTAA
- the rpmA gene encoding 50S ribosomal protein L27 has protein sequence MAHKKAGGSSRNGRDSQAKRLGVKAFGEQVVSAGSIIVRQRGTKMHPGVNVGMGKDHTLFAKADGKVTFTIKGALKRKTVNIVPV, from the coding sequence ATGGCACATAAAAAAGCAGGCGGAAGTTCAAGAAACGGTCGTGACTCCCAAGCCAAACGTTTAGGGGTAAAGGCTTTCGGTGAGCAAGTAGTTTCAGCTGGTAGCATTATTGTTCGTCAACGCGGCACTAAAATGCACCCGGGTGTGAATGTTGGTATGGGCAAAGATCATACTCTTTTTGCAAAGGCTGACGGTAAGGTAACCTTTACCATCAAAGGCGCATTAAAACGTAAAACCGTTAATATTGTTCCAGTCTAA
- the lspA gene encoding signal peptidase II, with the protein MLKYIVIAFLIVILDLISKQWIFNHLDFGSALVITPFFNIVHFQNTGAAFSFLSEASGWQRYFFIVISLIAIVIIIRLMRERLKQPLLCLALAFILGGAIGNLCDRSYYGFVIDFIYVHYEAYYWPAFNVADSFISIGVSLILYDAFKNKKPLLS; encoded by the coding sequence ATGCTTAAGTATATTGTGATTGCATTCTTGATTGTTATTTTGGATCTCATATCCAAACAATGGATATTTAATCACCTAGATTTTGGAAGCGCTTTAGTAATAACTCCATTTTTTAATATTGTGCATTTTCAAAATACGGGAGCCGCTTTTAGTTTTTTAAGTGAAGCTTCTGGCTGGCAGAGATATTTCTTTATCGTCATTTCATTGATCGCAATTGTTATCATAATTCGATTAATGCGTGAGCGATTAAAACAGCCATTATTATGCCTAGCACTCGCTTTTATACTTGGTGGAGCCATAGGTAATTTGTGTGACAGAAGCTATTATGGCTTTGTGATCGATTTCATTTATGTTCACTATGAAGCTTATTACTGGCCAGCATTTAATGTGGCAGATAGCTTTATTTCAATAGGCGTCTCTTTAATTCTTTATGATGCATTTAAAAACAAAAAACCTTTATTGAGCTAA
- the cgtA gene encoding Obg family GTPase CgtA has protein sequence MKFIDEATIKIYAGDGGNGVATFRREKYEPMGGPSGGDGGRGGSVFFEADQNLNTLVDYRYTRTLKAQRGENGRSAECYGAKGDDLILKVPVGTVISDKATGESYADLSQHGDRALLAKGGKGGLGNIHFKSSINRAPRQCTKGEPGEEFELYLELKVLADVGLLGMPNAGKSTFIRSVSAAKPKVADYPFTTLHPNLGVVRVGENQSFVIADIPGLIEGASEGAGLGHQFLRHLARTTLLLHLVDIAPFDPAINPVDEARAIVNELKKYDELLYQKPRWLILNKIDMLEDVAEKVKTFIKSFGWTGPVYSISAIKGVGCKELTYDIMTFIEKNKKNQNEIVINE, from the coding sequence ATGAAATTTATAGACGAAGCAACCATTAAGATTTACGCAGGCGATGGCGGTAATGGCGTTGCAACATTTCGTCGTGAAAAATATGAGCCTATGGGAGGTCCAAGCGGAGGAGATGGCGGCCGGGGAGGCTCTGTATTTTTTGAAGCTGATCAAAATTTAAATACACTCGTCGATTATCGTTATACGCGAACTTTGAAAGCGCAAAGAGGTGAAAACGGAAGAAGTGCCGAATGTTACGGCGCTAAAGGCGATGATTTAATATTGAAAGTACCGGTAGGGACAGTCATTTCAGATAAAGCGACCGGAGAATCTTATGCTGATTTAAGTCAGCATGGGGATAGAGCGCTTCTAGCTAAAGGCGGTAAAGGTGGATTGGGCAATATTCATTTTAAGTCGAGTATTAATCGAGCGCCACGACAATGCACTAAAGGTGAACCCGGGGAAGAATTTGAACTTTACCTAGAGCTTAAAGTATTAGCTGATGTCGGCCTTTTAGGTATGCCAAATGCAGGCAAATCTACTTTTATAAGATCTGTGTCGGCCGCAAAACCAAAAGTAGCCGACTATCCCTTTACAACATTGCATCCTAATTTAGGTGTGGTAAGAGTCGGAGAGAATCAGAGTTTTGTGATTGCTGATATTCCAGGTTTGATTGAAGGCGCATCAGAAGGGGCTGGATTAGGGCATCAATTTTTAAGACATCTTGCCAGAACTACATTACTCTTACATCTGGTTGATATTGCACCCTTTGATCCTGCAATCAATCCAGTAGATGAAGCGCGAGCTATTGTGAATGAGCTTAAGAAATACGATGAGCTCTTGTACCAAAAACCACGTTGGTTAATTTTAAATAAAATTGACATGTTGGAAGACGTTGCAGAGAAAGTAAAAACATTTATAAAATCTTTTGGTTGGACGGGCCCTGTATATTCAATCTCCGCTATTAAAGGGGTTGGTTGTAAAGAGCTTACATATGACATCATGACTTTTATAGAAAAAAATAAAAAAAATCAAAATGAAATCGTTATTAACGAATAG
- the murJ gene encoding murein biosynthesis integral membrane protein MurJ, translating to MNLLKALATVGSMTFVSRILGFVRDSLIAKIFGAGMETDAFFVAFKIPNLLRRISAEGAFSQAFVPILAEYKNRRSYEATHLLINHVCSLLTLFLIVITCVGIFAAPWLVYISAPGFIEHSEKFQLTVDLLRITFPYIFFISLVSMAGGILNTFNKFSVPAFTPVWLNLSFIFAALFFADYFDRPILVLAWAVFVGGVLQLVFQIPFLKEIGFIPKYQLDLKDEGVWRIIKLMAPAIFGVSIAQLSLLINTIFASFLETGSVSWLYYADRLMEFPAGVLGVALGTILLPSLSKSYSGKDQKEYSGLLDWGLKLTFILAAPAAVALAVLSLPLITTLFHYGAFNRHDVLMTQQATIAYSFGLMGLIMVKVLAPGFYARQNIKTPVKIALFTLFSTQLMNMAFIGQFKHAGLALAIGLGACLNASLLYYHLRKEKYYKPHEGWTKFLIKLFVALTLMGLTLFYLKGDSSLWLEYSISKRLIYLVMLILVGSSVYFGALWVMGLRLQSFIRRAI from the coding sequence ATGAATCTTCTTAAAGCGCTCGCAACCGTCGGAAGTATGACTTTCGTATCAAGAATTTTAGGTTTTGTGAGAGATAGCTTAATCGCCAAAATTTTTGGTGCAGGTATGGAAACGGATGCCTTCTTTGTAGCTTTTAAAATCCCTAATTTATTAAGACGCATTTCTGCTGAAGGTGCTTTTTCTCAAGCCTTTGTACCGATTCTTGCTGAGTACAAGAATAGGCGAAGTTATGAAGCCACACACCTTTTGATTAATCATGTTTGTTCATTGTTGACTCTTTTTCTTATTGTTATTACATGTGTAGGTATTTTTGCAGCACCTTGGCTTGTCTATATTAGCGCGCCCGGTTTTATTGAGCATTCAGAAAAATTTCAGCTTACCGTTGATTTATTGAGGATTACATTCCCTTATATCTTTTTTATTTCTTTAGTGTCGATGGCGGGGGGCATTCTTAATACATTTAACAAATTTTCAGTACCGGCTTTTACACCTGTATGGCTTAATTTATCCTTTATTTTTGCGGCATTATTTTTTGCGGACTATTTTGATCGACCTATTTTAGTATTGGCTTGGGCTGTATTTGTCGGAGGCGTTCTCCAATTAGTTTTTCAGATTCCTTTTTTAAAGGAGATTGGATTTATTCCCAAATATCAGTTAGATCTTAAAGATGAAGGCGTATGGCGAATCATAAAGCTTATGGCACCTGCTATTTTTGGTGTTTCTATCGCGCAACTGTCTTTACTTATCAATACTATCTTTGCATCCTTTCTTGAGACGGGCAGTGTTTCATGGCTTTATTATGCGGATCGACTGATGGAATTTCCTGCAGGCGTTTTAGGTGTCGCGCTCGGTACAATTTTACTTCCGAGCCTTTCAAAATCATATTCAGGCAAAGACCAAAAAGAATATTCGGGCTTGCTTGATTGGGGCTTAAAATTAACATTCATTCTTGCAGCTCCAGCAGCTGTAGCACTTGCCGTGCTATCACTTCCTTTAATAACAACCTTATTTCATTACGGCGCTTTTAATAGGCACGATGTTTTAATGACACAACAAGCTACAATCGCATACAGCTTTGGATTGATGGGTCTAATTATGGTTAAGGTGTTAGCCCCTGGATTTTATGCAAGACAGAATATTAAGACCCCAGTCAAAATTGCGCTCTTCACTTTATTTTCTACACAATTGATGAATATGGCATTTATCGGCCAATTTAAACACGCAGGTTTAGCGCTTGCGATCGGTTTAGGCGCTTGTTTAAATGCAAGTCTTCTTTATTACCACTTAAGAAAAGAAAAATATTACAAGCCACATGAAGGATGGACTAAGTTTTTAATAAAGCTTTTTGTCGCATTAACCTTGATGGGATTAACTTTATTTTATTTAAAAGGAGACTCATCTCTTTGGCTTGAATATTCTATTTCAAAAAGATTAATTTATTTAGTGATGCTTATTCTTGTTGGTTCTAGTGTTTATTTTGGCGCGCTATGGGTGATGGGATTAAGACTACAATCATTCATTCGAAGAGCCATCTAA
- the rpsT gene encoding 30S ribosomal protein S20 yields the protein MANTAQARKRARQATKQRAHNASLRSTLRTAIKKILKAIQSGDKAAAKTSFQENVSVIDRIADKKIIHKNKASRHKQRLNAAIKSMA from the coding sequence ATGGCAAATACCGCACAAGCTAGAAAGCGTGCCCGCCAAGCAACGAAGCAACGAGCCCACAATGCAAGTTTGCGTTCAACTTTGCGTACTGCAATCAAAAAGATTTTAAAAGCAATTCAATCGGGCGATAAAGCGGCTGCAAAAACATCTTTCCAAGAAAATGTTTCAGTCATCGACCGTATTGCTGACAAAAAGATTATTCACAAGAACAAAGCGTCACGTCATAAACAACGCTTAAACGCAGCAATCAAATCAATGGCTTAA
- the purE gene encoding 5-(carboxyamino)imidazole ribonucleotide mutase has protein sequence MAENKKLVAIIMGSDSDWPVMKFAAQMLADFEVPYEAQVISAHRTPDLMFKFAEHAAKEGYQIIIAGAGGAAHLPGMVASKTTLPVLGVPIPSKHLQGQDSLLSIVQMPRGIPVATFAIGEAGAANAGLFAVSILAHENKVLAKKLEIFREKQAKKVIDMNLSEKP, from the coding sequence ATGGCAGAAAATAAAAAACTTGTAGCCATCATCATGGGGTCAGATAGTGATTGGCCAGTCATGAAGTTTGCAGCACAAATGCTTGCGGATTTTGAAGTGCCCTATGAAGCTCAAGTGATTTCAGCCCATAGAACTCCAGACCTCATGTTCAAATTTGCTGAACATGCTGCAAAGGAAGGTTATCAAATTATTATTGCAGGTGCTGGAGGCGCTGCACATCTTCCAGGTATGGTTGCATCTAAAACAACATTACCCGTATTAGGCGTACCTATTCCTTCCAAGCATCTTCAAGGTCAAGACTCTTTATTATCTATTGTTCAAATGCCACGAGGTATTCCTGTAGCAACTTTTGCTATTGGAGAAGCGGGTGCTGCAAACGCAGGACTTTTCGCAGTATCTATTTTGGCGCATGAAAATAAAGTGTTAGCTAAAAAGCTTGAAATTTTCAGAGAGAAGCAGGCAAAAAAAGTAATTGATATGAATCTATCGGAGAAGCCTTGA
- a CDS encoding sulfite oxidase-like oxidoreductase encodes MPDWKKLIEGKIALAKKGLKRNEPNQNDRIPAGQTLTTKFPILDLGIRPDIDESNWKLKVFGLVEKEIDLDWMSLLKLPQTKDISDFHCVTRWSMLDVPWEGVLARDILSLAKPLDKANFVTLHSYDDYTTNIPLEVMLDDDVIVAHHVFNKPLENEHGGPVRLVVPKRYAWKSAKWLKAIELHAEDRPGFWEVRGYHNDADPWLEERFSSDDMI; translated from the coding sequence ATGCCTGACTGGAAAAAACTTATAGAAGGTAAAATCGCTCTCGCCAAAAAAGGCTTAAAACGAAACGAACCCAATCAAAATGATCGTATTCCCGCAGGGCAAACTCTCACCACTAAATTTCCCATACTTGATTTAGGAATCAGACCTGACATAGATGAAAGTAATTGGAAATTAAAAGTGTTTGGTCTTGTTGAAAAAGAAATTGATTTGGACTGGATGTCTTTATTGAAACTCCCTCAAACAAAAGATATTTCAGATTTTCACTGCGTGACACGCTGGTCCATGTTGGATGTGCCGTGGGAGGGTGTTTTAGCTAGGGACATTTTAAGTTTGGCTAAGCCATTAGATAAGGCTAATTTTGTGACGCTTCATAGTTATGACGATTACACAACTAATATCCCATTAGAAGTTATGTTAGATGATGATGTGATTGTTGCGCACCATGTTTTTAATAAGCCGTTAGAAAATGAACATGGCGGCCCAGTGAGATTAGTCGTGCCTAAACGTTATGCATGGAAAAGTGCAAAGTGGCTAAAAGCCATTGAATTGCACGCTGAAGATAGGCCGGGTTTTTGGGAGGTACGCGGATATCATAATGACGCTGATCCATGGCTTGAAGAGCGTTTTTCTTCTGACGATATGATTTAA
- a CDS encoding bifunctional riboflavin kinase/FAD synthetase, producing the protein MQVFRHFPLNSNAPIGLTIGNFDGVHIGHQALIKKLIAESRKRNLTPSVMTFEPHPKEFFISENAPSRLTTLREKLEFFLDYGIEKVFVCAFNQKFSNISSEAFMGQILKEQLKVQLLIVGDDFRFGSKRQAGIEDLKKNAFELFEIPEIDLNGKRVSSTRIREGLKEGRIQEVNQFLGRPYTISGKVVEGDKRGRQMGFPTANIHMKHLRPALTGVYAVKLGNRNGVANLGVRPTMAGTPKLLLEVHLLNFNEDIYGQHVQVTFLEKIRDEMKFENIDALIEQIKKDVAHATRYFEK; encoded by the coding sequence ATGCAAGTCTTTAGACATTTTCCATTGAATTCGAATGCGCCTATTGGCCTTACCATTGGCAATTTTGATGGCGTTCATATAGGCCACCAAGCGCTTATCAAAAAATTAATTGCAGAATCCAGAAAAAGAAACCTCACTCCTTCAGTGATGACTTTTGAGCCGCATCCTAAGGAATTTTTTATATCTGAAAATGCACCTTCTCGGCTTACAACATTAAGAGAGAAGTTAGAGTTTTTTTTAGACTATGGCATTGAAAAAGTTTTTGTTTGTGCTTTCAATCAAAAGTTTTCAAATATTTCTAGTGAAGCGTTTATGGGTCAAATATTGAAAGAGCAATTAAAAGTTCAATTGCTGATTGTGGGCGACGATTTTCGTTTCGGATCTAAACGACAAGCAGGAATTGAAGACTTAAAAAAAAATGCATTTGAGTTATTTGAGATTCCAGAAATTGATTTGAATGGCAAAAGGGTATCAAGCACTCGCATTAGAGAAGGCCTTAAAGAGGGGCGTATTCAGGAAGTAAACCAATTCCTAGGTAGGCCTTATACAATCAGTGGAAAGGTAGTTGAGGGCGATAAGCGTGGCAGACAAATGGGTTTTCCAACTGCCAATATACATATGAAGCACCTGAGACCAGCGCTAACTGGTGTATATGCGGTAAAATTAGGAAATAGAAATGGTGTTGCTAATCTTGGAGTCAGACCTACAATGGCAGGCACCCCAAAACTGTTATTAGAAGTTCATCTACTTAATTTTAATGAAGACATTTATGGCCAGCATGTTCAAGTGACTTTTTTAGAAAAAATTAGAGACGAAATGAAATTTGAAAATATTGATGCACTGATCGAACAAATTAAAAAAGACGTAGCTCACGCAACACGTTATTTTGAAAAATAG
- the proB gene encoding glutamate 5-kinase → MKSLLTNSQRIIIKVGSSLVTNHGEGLDQKAIASWVEQIAHLVKSGKEIVLVTSGAVAEGMQRLGWKARPTLINELQAAAAIGQMGLVQIYEKNFSQHELKAAQILLTHDDLADRKRYLNARSTLNTLLELKVIPIINENDTVVTDEIRFGDNDTLASLVANLIEADLLVILTDQPGLFSEDPRKNKEAKLVHYGVAGDLSLEAMAGGAGSSIGTGGMLTKVLAAKRASRSGAHTIIASGKEENVLIRLSQGEMIGTHLESKQLKVAARKQWLADHLQLRGKLVLDDGAIEALKKEGKSLLPIGVTKVEGDFDRGEVVVCEDAEGREIARGLINYNATETKKIMGKSTNAIENLLGYIDQPSLIHRDNLILL, encoded by the coding sequence ATGAAATCGTTATTAACGAATAGCCAGCGCATTATTATTAAAGTGGGTTCCAGCCTGGTCACCAATCATGGTGAAGGGCTGGATCAAAAAGCTATTGCTTCGTGGGTAGAGCAGATTGCTCACCTCGTTAAATCAGGCAAAGAAATTGTTTTGGTGACGAGTGGTGCTGTAGCTGAAGGTATGCAAAGATTAGGTTGGAAAGCCAGACCTACTTTAATTAATGAATTACAAGCGGCCGCAGCTATAGGTCAAATGGGTTTGGTACAAATTTATGAAAAGAATTTTTCACAACACGAATTAAAAGCTGCACAAATTTTATTGACACATGATGATCTTGCAGATCGAAAAAGATATCTCAATGCACGTTCTACATTAAACACTCTTTTAGAGCTTAAAGTCATTCCAATTATTAATGAAAACGATACAGTCGTTACAGATGAAATTCGTTTTGGTGATAATGATACATTGGCATCATTAGTTGCTAATTTAATTGAAGCGGATCTTTTAGTTATTTTGACTGATCAGCCAGGATTATTTTCTGAGGACCCTAGAAAAAATAAAGAAGCTAAGCTTGTTCATTATGGTGTTGCAGGAGACTTGTCTCTTGAGGCTATGGCTGGAGGCGCAGGCTCTTCAATAGGCACAGGCGGTATGCTGACAAAAGTTTTGGCAGCTAAACGCGCATCTAGAAGTGGTGCTCATACTATTATTGCATCAGGTAAAGAAGAAAATGTTTTAATTCGATTAAGCCAAGGCGAGATGATAGGCACTCATTTAGAAAGTAAACAATTAAAAGTTGCAGCAAGAAAACAATGGCTCGCCGATCATTTACAATTAAGGGGTAAATTGGTATTGGATGATGGCGCTATTGAAGCGCTTAAAAAAGAAGGTAAGAGCTTACTCCCTATCGGCGTAACTAAAGTCGAAGGTGATTTCGATCGAGGCGAAGTGGTCGTTTGTGAAGATGCAGAAGGACGCGAAATTGCACGTGGACTTATTAATTACAATGCAACTGAAACAAAAAAAATTATGGGCAAGTCCACTAATGCGATAGAAAATTTATTAGGCTACATTGATCAGCCTTCATTGATTCATCGAGATAATTTAATTTTACTTTAA